Proteins encoded together in one Quercus lobata isolate SW786 chromosome 3, ValleyOak3.0 Primary Assembly, whole genome shotgun sequence window:
- the LOC115979187 gene encoding histone H2AX, whose product MSSTGGAGGGSTKGGRGKPKASKSVSRSQKAGLQFPVGRIARFLKAGKYAERVGAGAPVYLSAVLEYLAAEVLELAGNAARDNKKNRIVPRHIQLAVRNDEELSKLLGSVTIANGGVLPNIHQTLLPKKVGKGKGDIGSASQEF is encoded by the exons ATGAGTTCAACGGGCGGAGCTGGAGGAGGTTCGACCAAGGGAGGAAGAGGAAAGCCGAAGGCCTCGAAGTCGGTTTCGAGGTCGCAGAAGGCCGGGCTTCAGTTCCCAGTTGGTAGGATCGCTAGGTTTCTCAAGGCCGGAAAGTACGCCGAGCGTGTCGGTGCCGGTGCTCCGGTTTATCTCTCCGCCGTGCTCGAATATCTCGCTGCTGAG GTACTGGAGCTTGCTGGGAATGCAGCAAGGGACAACAAGAAGAATAGAATTGTGCCAAGGCACATCCAGCTTGCAGTGAGGAACGACGAGGAGCTGAGCAAGCTTCTGGGCTCTGTAACTATTGCCAATGGAGGAGTGTTGCCGAATATCCACCAGACCCTTCTGCCTAAGAAGGTTGGCAAAGGAAAAGGCGACATTGGATCAGCTTCACAGGAGTTCTAG